In a genomic window of Sinorhizobium meliloti:
- a CDS encoding YqaA family protein, with amino-acid sequence MTAAYAGLFLVAFGAATVLPFQSEPLLVGLLASGKFSLVALIVVASLGNILGAVCNWFLGRFIDRFHDRPWFPVKEASLERAGGWYRRYGRWTLLLSWMPVFGDAFTVIAGVLREPLWSFLILVAIAKTGRYVFLAAATLGAKAVLGF; translated from the coding sequence ATGACCGCAGCTTACGCCGGCCTCTTCCTCGTCGCCTTCGGGGCAGCCACCGTCCTGCCGTTCCAGTCCGAGCCGTTGCTGGTGGGGCTGCTCGCTTCAGGCAAGTTTTCGCTCGTGGCACTTATCGTCGTGGCTAGCCTCGGCAATATCCTCGGAGCCGTATGCAATTGGTTCCTCGGGAGGTTCATCGATCGTTTTCACGACAGACCATGGTTCCCGGTGAAGGAGGCGTCGCTTGAAAGGGCAGGCGGATGGTACCGGCGTTACGGCCGCTGGACCCTGCTTCTCTCCTGGATGCCCGTTTTCGGCGACGCCTTCACCGTGATCGCCGGCGTCTTGCGCGAGCCGCTCTGGTCCTTCCTGATCCTCGTCGCCATCGCCAAGACGGGCCGATACGTCTTCCTTGCCGCGGCCACTCTCGGCGCCAAAGCCGTTCTCGGTTTCTGA
- a CDS encoding glycosyltransferase family 4 protein, which yields MKIAQIAPLAERVPPKLYGGTERIVHCLTEELVRLGHDVTLFASGDSLTSAELVPCCDVALRLNAKVQDFLPHHIAMLEEVRRRAPQFDVLHFHIEFLHFPLIRDFADRTVTTLHTRLDLPDLQPFYLAFPDIPLVSISQHQRAPMPPVNWRGTVLHGLDPTVLALRERRSDAYLAFLGRIAPEKGPDRAIEIAARTGMPLKIAAKIDAQDRAYWEAVVEPLVASHSNVEYIGEIDENQKADFLGNAAALLFPINWPEPFGLVMIEAMACGTPVLAFRYGSAPEVIDDGVSGILVDTVDEAIESLERVLELDRRKVRESFERRFTTERMTRDYLDIYQNLPGVLRQTAPTPQGEPKKVGLEAA from the coding sequence ATGAAAATTGCGCAGATCGCACCCCTTGCAGAACGCGTCCCGCCGAAGCTTTACGGAGGCACGGAGCGAATCGTCCATTGCCTGACCGAAGAACTCGTAAGGCTGGGCCATGACGTGACCCTTTTTGCCAGCGGCGATTCGCTTACAAGTGCCGAGCTGGTGCCCTGTTGCGATGTCGCGCTCAGGCTCAATGCGAAAGTTCAAGATTTCCTTCCCCATCACATCGCAATGCTGGAAGAGGTCCGCCGCCGCGCGCCTCAGTTCGACGTTCTGCATTTCCATATCGAATTCCTGCATTTCCCCCTGATCAGAGATTTCGCCGACAGGACGGTGACGACACTTCATACACGCCTCGATCTGCCCGATCTGCAACCCTTCTATCTCGCCTTCCCCGATATCCCCCTGGTTTCGATCTCGCAGCACCAGCGAGCGCCGATGCCGCCGGTCAACTGGAGGGGCACTGTGCTGCATGGACTGGACCCGACGGTGTTGGCGCTGCGGGAAAGACGATCTGACGCGTATCTGGCATTCCTCGGGCGCATTGCACCGGAGAAGGGTCCCGACCGCGCGATCGAAATCGCCGCACGGACCGGCATGCCTCTGAAGATCGCTGCGAAGATCGACGCCCAGGATCGCGCCTATTGGGAAGCAGTCGTCGAACCTCTCGTCGCAAGCCATTCCAACGTCGAATACATCGGCGAGATAGACGAAAACCAGAAGGCGGACTTCCTCGGCAATGCGGCAGCACTCCTTTTTCCGATAAACTGGCCGGAACCGTTCGGCCTCGTGATGATCGAGGCGATGGCCTGCGGCACTCCGGTGCTTGCCTTCCGCTATGGCTCGGCGCCGGAGGTGATCGACGACGGTGTGTCGGGGATCCTGGTCGACACGGTCGACGAAGCGATCGAAAGCCTCGAACGGGTGCTGGAACTCGACAGGCGTAAGGTTCGCGAAAGCTTCGAGAGACGGTTCACTACCGAACGGATGACACGCGATTATCTCGACATTTACCAGAACCTTCCGGGTGTCCTGAGGCAGACCGCCCCCACCCCGCAAGGCGAGCCCAAGAAAGTCGGCCTCGAGGCGGCATGA
- a CDS encoding N-formylglutamate amidohydrolase: MNAPAEATDMNLASEQLLDLTPSATSAWWTQHRGDTPVVATAIHDGHATRAAVRRMFAISEEERLREEDPFTEFLIRDFANRIIVHRSRFEVDINRPRGGAVYLRPEQAWGLDVWAEEPPQALVDASLSMHDEYYAMLTSFLAGIERCHGRFVVIDVHSYNHRRAGPEAEPTLSTDAPDINIGTISMDRRKWAHVVDSFMAALRSFDFPGRPLDVRENIAFQGRGEQTRFIHEHFPDTGCAIAVEFKKVFMEEWTGEPRPEVLAALRRLLASTLPALNDALEQGR; the protein is encoded by the coding sequence GTGAACGCGCCCGCGGAAGCGACGGACATGAATCTTGCCTCTGAACAGTTGCTGGATCTGACGCCATCCGCCACATCCGCCTGGTGGACCCAGCACCGTGGCGATACGCCCGTCGTCGCGACCGCCATTCACGACGGCCATGCCACGCGTGCCGCGGTGCGGCGCATGTTCGCGATTTCCGAAGAAGAACGTCTGCGGGAGGAGGATCCCTTCACCGAATTCCTGATCCGCGACTTCGCCAATCGGATCATCGTCCATCGTTCGCGGTTCGAGGTGGACATCAATCGTCCCCGCGGCGGCGCAGTCTACCTGCGGCCGGAACAGGCCTGGGGCCTGGACGTGTGGGCGGAAGAACCGCCGCAGGCCCTCGTCGATGCATCCCTTTCCATGCACGACGAGTATTATGCGATGCTGACATCGTTCCTGGCCGGTATCGAACGTTGCCACGGACGCTTTGTCGTCATCGACGTTCACAGCTACAATCATCGCCGTGCCGGACCGGAAGCGGAGCCGACGCTTTCGACCGATGCGCCGGACATCAATATCGGCACAATCTCGATGGACCGCCGAAAATGGGCGCACGTGGTCGACAGCTTCATGGCGGCGCTTCGCTCCTTCGATTTTCCCGGCCGACCACTGGACGTGCGCGAAAACATCGCCTTTCAGGGGCGGGGCGAACAGACGCGCTTCATCCATGAGCACTTCCCCGACACGGGCTGTGCCATCGCGGTCGAATTCAAGAAGGTCTTCATGGAGGAATGGACGGGCGAGCCGCGCCCCGAAGTGCTCGCAGCGCTCAGAAGATTGCTCGCCTCGACGCTGCCGGCACTCAACGACGCTTTGGAGCAGGGTCGATGA